The Dyadobacter sandarakinus DNA window GCTTCGTTGAAAAAGTAGATCACCAGGAGGAGTACCTCATTGCCTTCAATGCATTTGGGATTGTGGAGTTCGTTGGCATCAAAAAACATGGAATCTCCCTGGCGGAGCACGTATTTGTTTTTACCAACCGTATACTCAACAGCTCCCTGCAGTACATACTTAAACTCCAGTGCATTGGTGCGGACCATCGGCCGCCGCGCGTCCTTCTCAAGCCGGAGCAGCACTACGTCAATGTGGTTGTCTTTGAACTGCTTGCTGAAAATGCGCTGGTAGAAGAAACCCTTCGCATTTTCCTTGGTGAAAGGCTGGTATTCTTCCTTCCGGCGGATGAGGACGTTTTCGCCCGGTGATTTAGAAATGATATCTTTGAAAAAGGCATTCAGGTCGATATCAAGAGCCTGGATGAGCCCCAGCATGACGGGCAGGGACGGGATGGTCCGGCTGTTTTCTATTTGAGAAACCAGGCTTTTGGTCACCCCCGCCTGGTCGGCAATTTCCTGCAATGTTACACCCTTGCCTTTCCTGATCTCTTTCAGCTTGTTGCTGATCTGAAAAAGAATGTCTTCCTGCATACCGCGTTTTTTTGTTTTTCCTTATCGTTCGCCAAAGTCGGCACAAGGTAAATTATATTTTCTGATGAAAGGCATATATATACGCAGAATAGCACAATTCGTCACAATCAAGCCACAGGATCAATGAGTTCTGCCGGCTGATCATTTCCGAGTCTTCCCGGATCAGATTTTAGGTTCATTGCCGGCCATGCTTAATCCGATCTGACTAGGCGGAGCGTAGCCTTTATAGGTTTATCTAAGCGTCGACTCCACCAGTAAAGTGCTCATACGATTCAAAAACGGGGTTCATTTGTAAAGAAAGTCTGTTGAGATCAAAAAGAAGCCCTCAAAGCATGTCCTCACGGATGGGTTTTGAGGGCTTCTCGTATTGTAGCAAAGTGGAAATCAGCTACACGGCGTACTGCTTTTTAGCATTAAAATCACGTAAAGGCTAGGCCGTGATGCGGAATGGCAAGCCGGTCTTTGAGTACTACCTTAAAGATCATCTGGGCAACATCCGCATCGTTTTTGATCAGAAAGGGAATGTGTTGCAGCGGACGGATTATTATCCTTTTGGGCTGAGTATTAACCGAGACGGGGCTTCGCAGAAGGTCAGGAATGGGGTGAACAGGTATTTGTATAATGGCAAGGAGTTACAGTCGGGAGCGAGTATCTGGATTATGGGGCCAGGTTCTATATGCACGAGATTGGGCGGTAGAATGGGGTCGATCCGATGGACGAGAAAACTTTGATTTTCAGCCCTTTTACCTATGGCAACAACAACCCAATTAGTATGGTTGATAAAGATGGCAGGTATGCTGTCTCCGTCCATTATGACATCACTTACCAAGCCTTACTAAACCTGTCTTAACACAAAAATATTTAAATGATCTCTAGCTGATTGTACAATTAGAAGAAGCTGTAAGTCGGGAGTGGGTACCTGGATTGTAGAGCCAGGATGTATATGCCCGAGATCAGGCCGGGGAATGAGGTGGATCCGATGGCGGAGAAGCGCTTCTGAGCCGCCCTACAATCATATCGGCAACAATCCTGCATCCAATATCGACCTCTTTGGTTTAGATTGATTTAAGACAACCGACTGAACCATCCAATTGCCCCCAATATGAAAAGCAGAAAAGATGTGGTTTTAGGCCAGAATTATCTAGAAAATATATGCCTTTGATCTCGGAAGTGCACAACTATCCTTTGCCCCCAACCAAACACCTTCAGTATCAGAGCTCGTGATGGAAAAATCAAAATAAAATATGGAAATACTAAGGTTTTATTGAAAATAAGCTTACACCAAGACATATACGCCATCTTTACTTCTGCATAAACCAATAATTACAGTAGGACAGCAAGCAAAATCATTTATATTTGGTAAGACAATCCTTGCCCTGACGACACATGACCGGTTTCGAGAGCTTTTCCGATGAGGAACTGACCGCCCTGATGCAGCGCGGAGAGTACGGTGCTTTTGATGAAATATATAACCGCTACTGGGACAAGCTGTATTATACCGCTCACCGCATTGTGAAGTCTGCCGAAGTGGCCGAGGAGGTTACGCAGGATACGTTTATGCTGTTCTGGATCAAGCGGAATACGCTGCATATTCAGTCCCTCAAACCCTATCTGGCCGCCATGCTGCGGTATGAAACGTACCGGCACCTGGCCAAGTCTAGGCAGCTGCCCGAGGTAAGTACCGAGCTCGCAACCGAGCTGTCTGTATCCATTGACCAGGAAATTGAGGACCGGCTGCTGATCGAGATGATCACCGACGTCAGCAACCGCCTGCCCGAAAAATGCAGGCTTGTATTCCAGTACAGCAAGTTGCAGGACCGTCCGCTGAAAGACATCTGCGAAGAACTTCAGATCTCACCCAAAACTGCCGAAGCCCACCTGACCAAAGCCCTCAGGGTAGTTCGTGCAAGCTTGGCAGGCGCCATGCATCTTCTTTTACAGATTCTCATTTTCGCAAAATTGTAAGCGGGTTTTTTATCAAAGAAAAAATTTTTGTTTTGAACTAAGGGGTTTTTACTCCTGATCTCCTCTATGCATTCAAAAGGCATAAACCCTATGCAATGACACAGGACTACATCAGGATCATCGCCCGGAAATTTCTGGAAGGGACTGCCACGGAGGAGGAAAAGCTGCTGCTGCACCAATGGTACGACCGGAACGGGCAGGATGAGAGCGAGCCCGAGATTGTGCTGACACGCCAGGACGAACATGCTGCCGATGTCAAAGCACGCATGTTTGCGAACATTCAGGACATGCAGCAGCACCGCGCCCGCAAATGGTGGCAAGCCGGCAGCGTGTGGCTATGGGGTGCAGCGGCGGCCATGCTGCTCATCACGGTGTTTTTCCGGATTACCGGGCACCAGTCGGCCAGCGAAGCCATGTGCGTCGTACATGCGCCCCTCGGTAAAACATTGCGCATCACTCTGCCCGACAGCTCGCGGGTGTGGCTCAATGCAGGATCAAGCCTGATGTACCCCCGCAACTTTTCATCACAAACGAGAGAGGTGGTACTGAAAGAGGGACAGGCATTCTTTGATATTGTCCATGTATCGGCCAGGCCATTTGTTGTACATGCCAAAACACTCAACATCACAGTACTGGGCACTTCTTTCGACGTAAAGGCTTACCGGAATGATCCCGATATCAAAGTGACCGTAAAAACCGGAAAAGTAGGCGTTACCCTGCGTGACGAGCCTGGCCGGCCGGCTGTAATGCTGCTACCCGCCGAGCAGGCTGTTGTTCCCGAAAAGAGCGCTGAAGTACGGGTGAGTGAGGTCAGCAAACCTGCTATAGCACCCTGGAAAGATAACCGGCTCGTATTTGAGGATGAGCTGCTCTCGGAGGTTTTTCATGCATTGGAAAGAAAATACAACCAGCACATCGTGATTGAAAATACCATGCTGCCGGCAGAAAGAATTACCCTGACGCTGGACAACCAGCCCGTAGCGGACGTCCTGAAAGTCCTGAGCTTTTCTAAAAAATTCAATTACTCACAGCTAAATGACAGTACGATTGTGATCAGATAAAAGGCAAAGAAGTTACCGGCGGGCTTTCCAGGAAGGCTGGCTGAAGAGTACCGGGAACAATGCGAATGTCCCCGGCATCTTTTGATTTTCCGCTGCTGTGCAATGCTTGGAACCATGAACAGTCAGTACGGAGGAGTTTAACGCTTAACCATTAAACATCAGACAAATATGGTGAAATATTACCATAGGGGGATCCCCTTATTCAAAAAATTCATGCGCATTTCCTCGCTTATTCTTGGCCTTAAACTGCTCAGTTCGGCTCTGCTGCTGGCGGGAACCAGCGAAGCCCAGCACATCAGCATGGACGTCCGCCAGACGCGTGTCAGGACTGTTTTTAAACAAATAGAAGCCCAGACGGGACTCACTTTTGCATTCGACGAAAAGCTCATCCGCAAAGCGCCTGAGGTCACCTTGTACGCCCCGGAATCTTCTGTCCCCGAAATCCTGAAAATGATTGAAAAGCAAACCTCCCTGGAATTCAGGCAGGTGGGTAAAATGATCGGGGTAACGGAACGATTGACAGCAGCCGAACAACCGGAAATTCAGAATGCTGTTGGTGAGCGCATGGTACGTACGGTAAAAGGTAAAGTAACTGACGAGAAAGGAGAAGCGCTGCCCTCTGTTTCCATCCGTTTAAAAGGGACCAGTAATGGTACCATGAGCGACGTGGATGGTAATTACAGCATTGAGGTAACCGGGGACGAATCCATTTTGATTTACAGCTTCATCGGCTTTGTGGGCCAGGAAATCATGGTAGGATCCCGCTCTACGGTCGATATCCGCATGGATCCTGACGTGTCCACGCTCTCAGAGGTGGTTGTAACCGGATACGGAGCCCAGCGCAAGAAAGACCTGATCGGTGCCGTATCGGTAGTAGATGTGGAACAGCTGAAACAAACCACGGATGCACAGGTAACCAATCAGCTGCAGGGACGTGCTTCGGGCGTGACTGTGGTCAGCTCCGGCCAGCCGGGCGATGCTCCCCAGGTACGCATCCGCGGACTTAATACATTCGGGAACAACAATCCGCTTTACGTGGTCGACGGGGTACCTACTACCTCCATCACCGACCTCAATACCAATGACATTGCCAGCATGCAGGTATTGAAAGATGCAGGCTCGGCATCTATTTACGGTTCGCGGGCTGCCAATGGTGTCATCATTATTACTACTAAAAAAGGTAAGGATAAGGTAAAAGTAAATTACAGCGCGTGGTTTGGTATGCAGACACCGCCCCGGGGGAACGTCTGGAACACGCTTTCTCCCCAGGAGCAGGCCGAACTGAAATTCAGGGTGCAGCGCAACTCGGGACTGAGCGTAGGCGACGACCAGTATGGTTACGGAGCCTCTCCCGTACTGCCCGACTATATCCTTCCTACCGGCGCCAAAGAAGGAGACCCGGCTACCAACCCTGACCTTTACTACGTCAACCCGAACTACACTTCGGTAGATGACTTCAACACATTTAACCAGATCGTCAAAGCCAATAAGGCCGGAACAGACTGGTTTCATGAAATTTTCAAACCGACACCTTCCACGAGTCATAACCTGTCGCTCAGCGGCGGAAGTGACCAGGGCAGCTACCTGTTTTCTATGAACTATTTCAACCAGCAAGGTGCGCTGACCAATACTTACCTCAAACGCTATACCCTGCGTTCAAACAGTCAGTATAACATTGGAAAGCACATACGCATCGGTGAAAATCTGGCCTACTCTATTTCCGATAATCCGAAATCCAGTACTTCCGACGGAGGCTCAGCCATTGCATTTTCTTTCCGCATGCAGCCGATCGTACCTGTGTACGACATCATGGGCAACTACGCGGGCAGCCGGGCGACGGGTATGGGAGATGCATTTAACCCGGTAGCCATGCGTGATCGTACACGATATGATAAAGGTCTGGATAACCGGCTCTTCGGGAATGTTTTTGCAGAAGTGGACCTTTTCAAAGACTTTACTTTCAGGACCAGCTTCGGAGGGGAAAATTACTCGGGCCGCTGGAACTCGTTTGCATTTCCAAGCTATGAAAACAAGGAAAACAGCAACACCAATACCTACTCGGAAGGCTCGTACAGCGGATTTAACTGGACCTGGACCAACATCCTGACGTTCCACCGGTCATTTGGAAAACACGAGCTGACCGTGACGGCCGGTACCGAAGCTTACAACAACCGCTACAATGAAGTGGGCGGCAGTACACAGGGATACTTTTCTTTTGACCCTAACTACATGACGCTGAATACCGGCTCAGGTACCAGGAGCAACTACAGCAGCCGCTCTACCGACGCGCTTTACTCACTGATCAGCAGGGTCGATTACATTTTTAATGACAAATACCTCCTGGGCGGAATCCTGCGCCGCGACGGCTCTTCCAAGTTCATAAACAAGCGTTACGGTTACTTCCCGGCGGTGAGTGCGGGTTGGCGGATCTCCAAGGAAGACTTCATGCAGTCGGTTCCCTGGATTGACGACCTGAAAATCCGGGCAAACTATGGTGTGATGGGCAACCAGATCAACGTAGGCAATGGAAATGCATTTACGACCTACACCTCCAATCGCCGCAGTTCCTACTATGATCTGGGCGGAACAAGCGGAAACGGCGCGGTGGAAGGATTTGAGAGAAGCCAGATCGGCAACCCGAATGCGGTATGGGAAAAGGATATCAGTACCAACATCGGGATTGATGCTACATTTTTCAAAGGAAAGCTGGATCTCATCGCCGACTATTACATCAAGGATATCAAAGACCTGCTCTTCAATCCGTCGCTGATCGGCACGGCCGGCGGGGGTGCGGTACCTTTTGTAAATATTGGTCAGATGAAAAACAAAGGGATCGACCTGCAGCTGAACTCGAAGTTCGACATCGGCCGCGACCTGAAACTGAATGCAACGCTGACTTTCACGAGCTACAACAACAAAATCCTGCAAGTAACGAATAACACCAATTATTTTGACCTGGAAGGCCGCGGCTTTGACGGCGCATCTATTGTCCGCAACCGCGTAGGAAATTCCATCGGGCAGTTCTTCGGCTATAAAGTGACCGGTTTCTGGAACTCTCAGGAAGAAATTGCTGCAGCCAATGCGCAGGCCGCCCAGCAAACAGGCAATGCAGATGCTGTGTACCAGGAAGGTGCAGGCGTGGGGAGGTTCCGTTATGAGAACATCAATGGTGACGGGCAGATTACCGCTGCCGACCGGCAGATGCTGGGCAACCCCAATCCTGATTTCAGCTACGGGCTCAATCTTGCATTCAACTACAAGCAACTGGATCTCAGCATTTTCTTCTACGGTGTACAAGGCAATCAGATCTGGAATCAGACGCGATGGTGGAGCGATTTTAATTCGTCGCGCTCAGGGGCAAAAAGCAAAACAGCTTTGTATGATTCGTGGACGCCTGAAAACCACAATGCCAAAGCCCCGATCCAGGAGAATTCAAGCTCATTCAGCACCATCAATGTACCCAACTCTTATTTCGTAGAGGACGGATCGTACCTGCGCGCCAAGAATGTGCAGCTGGGCTACACGCTGGCGCCTTCGTTCCTGAAAAAAGTGAAAATGCAGCAGCTGCGCTTCTACCTGCAGGCGACCAACCTGTTTACGATCACTAAATACTCAGGCCTGGATCCCGAAGTGAGCCGCAATACCGGCGGAAGTCCGATCGTGTTCGGGATTGACGAGGGCTCTTACCCGACGTCCAGGCAGTACACAGTGGGTCTGAATCTTACTTTTTAAATAATATCTGCAAAGCGATATGAGAATGTACACAAGATATATGGCTGCCCTGCTGCTGACAGGCTGCCTGCTGCAAAGCTGCCAGGATGATTTTCTGGACAAACCGGTACAGGGTGTGCTGGGTGATGAGGTACTGGCCAATGCAAAAGGAATAGACGGTCTGCTGACGGGTGCCTACGCTGCGCTCGACGGGCAGGGTGACTTTACAGGCGGAAACGGCTGGGAGTCGCCACCCGACAACTGGATCTACGGCGCAATTACCGGAGGCGAAGCCCATAAAGGCAGCGACGGCGGCGACCAGACGCCCATCAATGCGATTGCTACTTTCGCCAGCGGCGCAGACAATGGTTTTTTCAATACCAAATGGAAGGCCTTGTACGAAGGGGTTACCCGGGCCAATACTGTGCTGCGGGTACTGAAATCGCTGAATGATATGCCAGCCGAAGAGAAGGCGAACATTGAAGGTCAGGCCCGCTTCCTCCGGGGACATTATTATTTTGAGCTGAAAAAAATGTGGAACATGGTGCCGTGGATCGACGAGAACACGACGGACTTCAACCAGCCCAATGATAAGGATATCTGGCCGATGATCGAGGACGATTTTAAGGCTGCTTATGAAAAACTTCCCATGACGCAGAGTCTGGTGGGTCGTGTTAATAAGTGGGCTGCGGGTGCTTATCTCGGCAAAACTTACCTGTATGAGAAAAAATTCGGCGATGCCAAAACGATTTTCACCGAGGTAATTGCCAGCGGCACCACTACGAATGGTTTGAAGTATGACCTGGTATCCTACAAGGATAACTTCGACGCAGCTACCAAGAACAATGCAGAATCGGTATTTGCAATACAAATGGTAGCTAATGACGGAACGCTTGATATTACGAATGCCAATCAGGGCAGTATGCTCAACTTTCCGTATGGTACCGGCGCTCCGTTTGCATGCTGCGGATTTTTCCAGCCGACCCAGATGCTCGTCAACATGTACCGCACCGATGCGAGCGGGCTCCCCTACCTGACCGACTTCAATGCGCATGCCGTCAAAAATGATATGGGCCTGAATTCCGCTGCTGCATTTACGCCTGACGCCGGCACGCTCGATCCGCGCCTGGACTGGACAGTGGGCCGCCGCGGCATTCCGTACCATGACTGGGGATTGTTTCCGGGCATGAACTGGGTTCGTGACCAGCCTTACGGCGGTCCGTATGCACCCAAAAAGAACATTCACCGGCAAAAAAACCAGGAACTTTACGCCGACCTGAGCTCCTGGGCACCGGGTAATGCGATCAACGTACTGGTAATCCGCTTTGCCGACGTGCTGCTCATGGCTGCCGAAGCTGAAGCTAATGCAGGTAGCCTGGCCAAAGCCGAGGAATATGTAAACCGGGTACGGATGCGTGCAGCGGATAAAAGCGGCTGGCTATACAAATATGTGAATGACGGAAATCCGCTTGGCGGGTATTCTGCGGTACCTGCGGCTAACTACGTGATCAAACCTTACCCCGCAGGAACGCTGGCTGCCAAAGGAAAGGATTACGTATTGGGTGCGATTTACTACGAGCGGGGGATTGAGCTGGCCATGGAAGGCCACCGCTTTTTCGACCTGGTACGCTGGGGTATTGCAGAAACGGGTCTGAATGCATTTTTCAACTATGAGTCCAAGATCACGACCGATCTGGCAGGAGCAAAATTCCTCAGTAACCGAAACAGTTACTTCCCCATACCGCAGTACCAGATCGACATGAGTATGTCAGGCGGAGCGCCGCTTTTGAAACAGAATCCGGGGTATAACTAGTTTTTTTTCAAAAGATGAATACATTGAAAAAGCCTCCGCAACGATTGCGGAGGCTTTTTCAATGCCCCTTGGCGAACCTGGCCTATTTATCAAGCCTGTAAGCTTTTTTTCTCAAAATGACTTTACTTGGTTTCTTAGATTGTTATTAACACAGTCTGAAAGCTCATTTTGCACTTTCATGATTTTAAGTAAATCATGCATTGCATCTAAGTTATCGAGCCTCATCAAAAATCGGTGTTCAAATGTCGAAAGTAGAAGCAAACAGGATTAAGGAAATCTTGAATGAGCAAGGGCGAAGTCAGGCATGGCTGGCTGAAAAGCTGGAAAAAAGTTATGTTGTTGTTACAAACTACTGCAACAACAACGCACAGCCTAGCATTGAGGTACTAAGGCGAATTGCTTACATTTTGGATGTTGACGTAAGAGAATTGCTGGTCAAGACAAAGCCATAAAAACTCGCCGGTCTTTCTGGCATTAAGCCATTTTTTTCTTCACAGGGGAAGGATACTTTTCGATTGTCTCAGCCATCCGCAAGGTTTTGCGAACAATATTGCTGGCCGCTGTATTTTCCCGGACGAGAGTCGGTTCATGAGATTTTGAAACAGCGCGGTTAATCTTTTGAGCAGTTGACATAGCACAAATGTTTGTATTGAATTTACCACTAATACTTTAATAACAAAAATGCGTCGAAATTAACACCTCTCCGGAACTTAATAAAACCTCCGTGGATGCCGCGTACAAGACCATAAATCGCTAAGGCAGGTGGTAGCTGGTCAATGACTTTTGCAATTTCTCTTTGATAAAGCCTCGTTCTCGCAGGCGTGCTTCCCTCCGCATACAGTTCAAGCTCCGGATATTCAGCAAGAAAGTTGACCGCAATCGCCGCAACCGTTGCAAGAATATGTTGCATATCGCCATTCCTAGTTTCAATAAAATCGTCAATGCCTTCGTCTTTAAAAACGCCAAAGCCAAGATTGCATCGGGCTTTATTCACCTGCTGCTTTGAGCGTGTGATAAGTACTCTCAACTCAAATCGTCCGTTTCTCCCTTCACTGCAAAATTTCCAGGCGCCCAGAACATCGATAAGATTGAAATGTTCGGGGTACTCACGAGGATCAACAATTGTGACAGGGTACTTATGCAAGGTCATAGGCTGCCGGTTTAAACCGGCAGCAAAGCTCTTAAATCCGCTTCAACTCCGGGTCGTAGAAGCTGCGCCATACGCGGATCGTTTCTTCAGTGGTCTCAGGTGGGGACGAAAGGTACTCTTTGATTTTTATGAGGTTTTCGGATGCAACATCCTTTACCGCGTATTTAACAAGATCCACCAGCAGCTTGTCGATTACCGATGTGCCCGTTTTCCAGTTCTTATCGTATTTCTCAAACCATTCTTCATTGAGAAAAACCACTCCGGAGTATCTGTAAACGTCTGAAAAACCAAATGCGTCGATCACGATCGGCTCTGTGGGCCACTCTGCGTCGAGCTCCTTGTCGCTGAACTTCTCCCGGCCGTCGCCGAGCAATGCAATAAACCTGAACTGTTTCATTATAGCTGTTAAATTAAGGGACTTGCCAATTTAAACGTTCTGTAAAACTTTCATACCGCGCGACGCCTGAAAACTTGCCTACCTTTGCAGGGTATAACCAAGATAAGCATGATTACGATTTCCCGCCTCCCGCTCATTGAAAGTGCCGAACAATTTTATGCTGCCGGCATGATCCTTCTGGTTGATGCACTTTTTGTAGGTGATACGCCCCGCAACATGCGCGAGCTGATCAAAACCAGGTACGGAGGATTTATCTATAACAAGCAGACCTACATTCCCATTACCCTCACAGGTACCCCCGAAAGCCTGCTTGCCAATGCCGGCAAGCCGATTCATTTTAAGTTTGACCGTGGTTTTGAAAATTATTATGCCTTTGACGGCAACCTGGAAGCGGCGATCTGGCACAAAAAGCTCTACGACATTACCACCTATATGGGTTTGCAGGAGATTGTCTTCGAGCGTGAAGAAGCATTTATTACAGAAAGGTACCTCGAAAATC harbors:
- a CDS encoding helix-turn-helix domain-containing protein, with product MQEDILFQISNKLKEIRKGKGVTLQEIADQAGVTKSLVSQIENSRTIPSLPVMLGLIQALDIDLNAFFKDIISKSPGENVLIRRKEEYQPFTKENAKGFFYQRIFSKQFKDNHIDVVLLRLEKDARRPMVRTNALEFKYVLQGAVEYTVGKNKYVLRQGDSMFFDANELHNPKCIEGNEVLLLVIYFFNEAQ
- a CDS encoding sigma-70 family RNA polymerase sigma factor, which gives rise to MTGFESFSDEELTALMQRGEYGAFDEIYNRYWDKLYYTAHRIVKSAEVAEEVTQDTFMLFWIKRNTLHIQSLKPYLAAMLRYETYRHLAKSRQLPEVSTELATELSVSIDQEIEDRLLIEMITDVSNRLPEKCRLVFQYSKLQDRPLKDICEELQISPKTAEAHLTKALRVVRASLAGAMHLLLQILIFAKL
- a CDS encoding FecR family protein encodes the protein MTQDYIRIIARKFLEGTATEEEKLLLHQWYDRNGQDESEPEIVLTRQDEHAADVKARMFANIQDMQQHRARKWWQAGSVWLWGAAAAMLLITVFFRITGHQSASEAMCVVHAPLGKTLRITLPDSSRVWLNAGSSLMYPRNFSSQTREVVLKEGQAFFDIVHVSARPFVVHAKTLNITVLGTSFDVKAYRNDPDIKVTVKTGKVGVTLRDEPGRPAVMLLPAEQAVVPEKSAEVRVSEVSKPAIAPWKDNRLVFEDELLSEVFHALERKYNQHIVIENTMLPAERITLTLDNQPVADVLKVLSFSKKFNYSQLNDSTIVIR
- a CDS encoding SusC/RagA family TonB-linked outer membrane protein → MRISSLILGLKLLSSALLLAGTSEAQHISMDVRQTRVRTVFKQIEAQTGLTFAFDEKLIRKAPEVTLYAPESSVPEILKMIEKQTSLEFRQVGKMIGVTERLTAAEQPEIQNAVGERMVRTVKGKVTDEKGEALPSVSIRLKGTSNGTMSDVDGNYSIEVTGDESILIYSFIGFVGQEIMVGSRSTVDIRMDPDVSTLSEVVVTGYGAQRKKDLIGAVSVVDVEQLKQTTDAQVTNQLQGRASGVTVVSSGQPGDAPQVRIRGLNTFGNNNPLYVVDGVPTTSITDLNTNDIASMQVLKDAGSASIYGSRAANGVIIITTKKGKDKVKVNYSAWFGMQTPPRGNVWNTLSPQEQAELKFRVQRNSGLSVGDDQYGYGASPVLPDYILPTGAKEGDPATNPDLYYVNPNYTSVDDFNTFNQIVKANKAGTDWFHEIFKPTPSTSHNLSLSGGSDQGSYLFSMNYFNQQGALTNTYLKRYTLRSNSQYNIGKHIRIGENLAYSISDNPKSSTSDGGSAIAFSFRMQPIVPVYDIMGNYAGSRATGMGDAFNPVAMRDRTRYDKGLDNRLFGNVFAEVDLFKDFTFRTSFGGENYSGRWNSFAFPSYENKENSNTNTYSEGSYSGFNWTWTNILTFHRSFGKHELTVTAGTEAYNNRYNEVGGSTQGYFSFDPNYMTLNTGSGTRSNYSSRSTDALYSLISRVDYIFNDKYLLGGILRRDGSSKFINKRYGYFPAVSAGWRISKEDFMQSVPWIDDLKIRANYGVMGNQINVGNGNAFTTYTSNRRSSYYDLGGTSGNGAVEGFERSQIGNPNAVWEKDISTNIGIDATFFKGKLDLIADYYIKDIKDLLFNPSLIGTAGGGAVPFVNIGQMKNKGIDLQLNSKFDIGRDLKLNATLTFTSYNNKILQVTNNTNYFDLEGRGFDGASIVRNRVGNSIGQFFGYKVTGFWNSQEEIAAANAQAAQQTGNADAVYQEGAGVGRFRYENINGDGQITAADRQMLGNPNPDFSYGLNLAFNYKQLDLSIFFYGVQGNQIWNQTRWWSDFNSSRSGAKSKTALYDSWTPENHNAKAPIQENSSSFSTINVPNSYFVEDGSYLRAKNVQLGYTLAPSFLKKVKMQQLRFYLQATNLFTITKYSGLDPEVSRNTGGSPIVFGIDEGSYPTSRQYTVGLNLTF
- a CDS encoding RagB/SusD family nutrient uptake outer membrane protein, giving the protein MYTRYMAALLLTGCLLQSCQDDFLDKPVQGVLGDEVLANAKGIDGLLTGAYAALDGQGDFTGGNGWESPPDNWIYGAITGGEAHKGSDGGDQTPINAIATFASGADNGFFNTKWKALYEGVTRANTVLRVLKSLNDMPAEEKANIEGQARFLRGHYYFELKKMWNMVPWIDENTTDFNQPNDKDIWPMIEDDFKAAYEKLPMTQSLVGRVNKWAAGAYLGKTYLYEKKFGDAKTIFTEVIASGTTTNGLKYDLVSYKDNFDAATKNNAESVFAIQMVANDGTLDITNANQGSMLNFPYGTGAPFACCGFFQPTQMLVNMYRTDASGLPYLTDFNAHAVKNDMGLNSAAAFTPDAGTLDPRLDWTVGRRGIPYHDWGLFPGMNWVRDQPYGGPYAPKKNIHRQKNQELYADLSSWAPGNAINVLVIRFADVLLMAAEAEANAGSLAKAEEYVNRVRMRAADKSGWLYKYVNDGNPLGGYSAVPAANYVIKPYPAGTLAAKGKDYVLGAIYYERGIELAMEGHRFFDLVRWGIAETGLNAFFNYESKITTDLAGAKFLSNRNSYFPIPQYQIDMSMSGGAPLLKQNPGYN
- a CDS encoding helix-turn-helix transcriptional regulator, translating into MSKVEANRIKEILNEQGRSQAWLAEKLEKSYVVVTNYCNNNAQPSIEVLRRIAYILDVDVRELLVKTKP
- a CDS encoding DUF6934 family protein, producing MTLHKYPVTIVDPREYPEHFNLIDVLGAWKFCSEGRNGRFELRVLITRSKQQVNKARCNLGFGVFKDEGIDDFIETRNGDMQHILATVAAIAVNFLAEYPELELYAEGSTPARTRLYQREIAKVIDQLPPALAIYGLVRGIHGGFIKFRRGVNFDAFLLLKY